A stretch of the Streptomyces sp. WMMB303 genome encodes the following:
- a CDS encoding ATP-binding cassette domain-containing protein: MSAPSPDQYSVVAEGLRKTYGDKADGHALDGLDLAVPRGTVFGLLGPNGAGKTTAVRALSTLVRLDGGRATVGGYDVRRDPRAVRRRIGLTGQHAAVDQIITARQNLEMFGRLFHLGAAHARRRAAELLDRFGLTEAADQQPQGFSGGMRRRLDLASSMILAPEVLFLDEPTTGLDPRGRSEVWDAVRGLTRQGTTVVLTTHYLDEADKLSDRIAVIDRGRNVTEDTPAGLKRAIGGDRIEVVAAEARDLPVVTAAVARVALRGAEPESDTAELRVHAPVSAGVPALTEVARGLHDEGVVVADIGLRRPTLDEVFLALTGRSGGEQRESAEYLEAAV; the protein is encoded by the coding sequence ATGTCCGCACCATCACCGGACCAGTACTCCGTCGTGGCCGAGGGACTCCGCAAGACGTACGGCGACAAAGCCGACGGACACGCGCTCGACGGCCTCGATCTGGCCGTACCGCGCGGCACCGTCTTCGGACTGCTGGGACCGAACGGGGCCGGCAAGACCACCGCCGTACGCGCCCTGTCCACCCTCGTCCGGCTCGACGGCGGTCGCGCCACCGTCGGCGGCTACGACGTGCGCCGCGACCCCCGTGCCGTGCGCCGCAGGATCGGTCTCACCGGACAGCACGCCGCCGTCGACCAGATCATCACGGCGCGGCAGAACCTGGAGATGTTCGGCCGCCTCTTCCACCTCGGCGCGGCACACGCCCGGCGCCGGGCGGCCGAACTGCTCGACCGGTTCGGGCTCACCGAGGCGGCGGACCAGCAGCCGCAGGGCTTCAGCGGCGGGATGCGCCGCCGCCTCGACCTGGCCTCCAGCATGATCCTCGCCCCGGAGGTGCTCTTCCTGGACGAGCCGACCACCGGACTCGACCCGCGCGGGCGCAGCGAGGTGTGGGACGCGGTGCGCGGCCTGACCCGGCAGGGCACCACCGTCGTCCTGACGACCCACTACCTGGACGAGGCCGACAAGCTCTCCGACCGGATCGCCGTCATCGACCGGGGCCGCAACGTCACCGAGGACACCCCGGCCGGACTCAAGCGGGCCATCGGTGGCGACCGCATCGAGGTCGTCGCCGCCGAGGCCCGTGATCTGCCCGTCGTGACCGCCGCCGTCGCCCGCGTCGCGCTGCGAGGTGCCGAGCCGGAGAGCGACACCGCCGAACTACGCGTCCACGCACCCGTCTCGGCGGGGGTCCCCGCGCTCACCGAGGTGGCGCGCGGCCTGCACGACGAGGGCGTGGTGGTGGCCGACATCGGCCTGCGCCGGCCCACGCTGGACGAGGTCTTCCTCGCCCTGACCGGCAGATCCGGCGGCGAGCAGCGGGAGAGCGCGGAGTACCTGGAGGCCGCCGTATGA
- a CDS encoding TetR/AcrR family transcriptional regulator encodes MTSNHPSTDSADPGPDGLTRLVRSLDLLWGRTGRHRPARGPKPGLTLAQIVTAAVGLADREGLTALSMRRVATELSVGTMSLYRYVPGKDELIALMCDQVALPPGDLEQWRGKNWRETLELITEASWELYTTHTWLLQVNQARPVLGPHSMANLDFALGTLEDLPLTGQEKMTILIALDNLVMGAARSLVLYQQAAQQSGVTDEEFWRTQEPYIVRGMEEGGLSHMAALPDDAFSADPADSTRFAVRALLDGLQHLLEQRGT; translated from the coding sequence ATGACGAGCAACCACCCGAGCACGGACTCCGCGGACCCCGGTCCCGACGGCCTCACCCGGCTCGTCCGCAGCCTCGACCTGCTGTGGGGCCGGACGGGACGGCACCGCCCCGCGCGCGGCCCCAAGCCCGGGCTGACCCTCGCGCAGATCGTGACCGCCGCCGTCGGCCTCGCCGACCGCGAGGGCCTGACCGCCCTCTCCATGCGCCGCGTCGCCACCGAACTGAGCGTCGGCACCATGTCCCTGTACCGCTACGTGCCGGGCAAGGACGAGCTCATCGCCCTGATGTGCGACCAGGTCGCCCTACCGCCGGGCGACCTGGAGCAGTGGCGCGGCAAGAACTGGCGCGAGACGCTGGAACTGATCACCGAGGCGTCGTGGGAGCTCTACACCACCCACACCTGGCTGCTCCAGGTCAACCAGGCCCGCCCGGTCCTGGGCCCCCACTCCATGGCCAACCTCGACTTCGCCCTGGGAACGCTGGAGGACCTCCCCCTCACCGGCCAGGAGAAGATGACCATCCTGATCGCCCTCGACAATCTCGTCATGGGCGCCGCCCGCTCCCTCGTCCTGTACCAGCAGGCGGCCCAGCAATCGGGCGTCACCGACGAGGAGTTCTGGCGCACTCAAGAGCCCTACATCGTGCGCGGCATGGAAGAGGGCGGCCTCTCCCACATGGCCGCCCTCCCCGACGACGCCTTCTCCGCCGACCCGGCCGACAGCACCCGCTTCGCCGTCCGCGCCCTCCTGGACGGCCTCCAGCACCTGCTGGAGCAGCGCGGCACCTGA
- a CDS encoding GDSL-type esterase/lipase family protein, translating into MRVLFVGDSMTIGAPGAHTWRFRMWQHLTRTVPEGGWSIVGPRSALHGGGDAYADPRFPPDARAHLADWGAGWLHMAPVVEEAVAAHDADTLLVSLGLIDLGFYTNPEQTLENVELFLTRARTANPALRAVLLPILPNVRAVTDAGFAAACTQFNTLLAKAVAERSEPRSPLLLASAPEDWSPRRDTYDGTHPSAEGEHRMAAAFAGALHQAWDVGGPYRAGAR; encoded by the coding sequence ATGCGCGTTCTCTTCGTCGGCGACTCCATGACGATCGGCGCGCCCGGCGCCCACACCTGGCGCTTCCGGATGTGGCAGCACCTGACCCGCACCGTCCCCGAAGGCGGCTGGTCGATCGTCGGTCCCCGTTCGGCACTGCACGGTGGCGGCGACGCCTACGCCGATCCGCGCTTCCCGCCGGACGCGCGGGCCCATCTCGCGGACTGGGGTGCGGGGTGGCTGCACATGGCGCCCGTCGTGGAGGAGGCGGTCGCGGCCCACGACGCGGACACGCTGCTGGTCTCGCTCGGGCTGATAGACCTCGGGTTCTACACGAATCCGGAGCAGACGCTGGAGAACGTCGAGCTGTTCCTGACCCGGGCGCGCACCGCGAACCCCGCGCTGCGCGCGGTGCTGCTGCCGATCCTGCCCAACGTCCGCGCTGTGACCGACGCCGGATTCGCCGCCGCCTGTACGCAGTTCAACACGCTGCTGGCCAAAGCGGTGGCGGAGCGGTCGGAGCCGCGGTCGCCGCTGCTGCTGGCCTCGGCACCGGAGGACTGGTCCCCGCGGCGGGACACCTACGACGGCACTCATCCCTCGGCCGAGGGCGAGCACCGGATGGCCGCCGCCTTCGCCGGGGCGCTGCACCAGGCGTGGGACGTGGGCGGGCCGTATCGCGCCGGAGCGCGGTGA
- a CDS encoding TetR-like C-terminal domain-containing protein, whose translation MTPPQPQESDRPPEHPRPHGATRPGGRTARTRAAVLAAAWDELDTQDLASLTIERIAQRSGVHAATIRRRWRTVEGVISDLLSRSGGTIPVPDTGSLRQDLHALARSLADFYAQQRNQRLIEAVVTAATRDPGADKVLQTVLGGRVRHVASLVDRAAERGEVAPDTDGFEVIAALGAPFYYRLLMLRRPVDANLARTAAETAYLAAAEGVFRTGAGADEEPESG comes from the coding sequence ATGACTCCCCCACAACCGCAGGAATCCGACCGGCCGCCTGAGCACCCACGGCCGCACGGTGCCACCCGCCCCGGCGGGCGCACAGCGCGCACCCGCGCGGCCGTACTCGCCGCGGCCTGGGACGAGTTGGACACCCAGGACCTCGCCTCGCTCACCATCGAGCGGATCGCCCAGCGCTCAGGCGTGCACGCCGCCACGATCCGGCGGCGCTGGCGGACGGTGGAGGGTGTCATCAGCGACCTGCTGAGCCGGAGCGGCGGGACGATCCCGGTGCCCGACACCGGCAGCCTGCGCCAGGACCTGCACGCCCTGGCACGCTCCCTCGCCGACTTCTACGCGCAGCAGCGCAACCAGCGGCTGATCGAGGCCGTCGTGACGGCCGCGACCCGCGATCCGGGCGCCGACAAGGTGCTGCAGACCGTCCTCGGAGGCCGCGTCCGGCACGTCGCCTCCCTGGTGGACCGCGCCGCCGAGCGCGGCGAGGTCGCGCCCGACACGGACGGCTTCGAGGTCATCGCCGCGCTCGGCGCGCCCTTCTACTACCGGCTGCTGATGCTCCGCCGCCCCGTCGACGCGAACCTGGCCCGCACCGCCGCCGAGACCGCCTACCTCGCGGCGGCCGAGGGCGTCTTCCGTACCGGCGCCGGGGCGGACGAGGAGCCCGAAAGCGGGTAG
- a CDS encoding aldo/keto reductase: MEYTQLGRTGLKVGRLVLGTMNFGPQTDEADSHAIMDAALAAGVNLFDTANVYGWGENKGRTEEIVGSWFAKGGGRRDKTVLATKGFANMAPDGEAPWPNHDKLSALNIRRSVEASLRRLGTDHIDLYQFHHVDRATPWDEIWQAMDVLVQQGKVLYVGSSNHAGWHLAQANETAARRGCLGLVSEQCLYNLAERRAEMEVVPAAESYGLGVIPWSPLHGGLLGGALRKEREGGGSGRTASGRAATMLADPAVRAQLEAYENLVAEHGLEPGEVALAWLLSRPGVTGPIVGPRTAEQLDSALRAVELRLGDELLGALDEVFPGPGPSPEAFAW, translated from the coding sequence ATGGAGTACACGCAGCTCGGACGCACCGGACTGAAGGTCGGCAGGCTCGTTCTCGGCACCATGAACTTCGGGCCGCAGACGGACGAGGCCGACAGCCACGCGATCATGGACGCTGCCCTGGCGGCAGGCGTCAACCTTTTCGACACGGCGAACGTCTACGGCTGGGGCGAGAACAAGGGCCGCACCGAGGAGATCGTCGGGAGCTGGTTCGCCAAGGGCGGCGGCCGCCGTGACAAGACCGTGCTGGCCACCAAGGGCTTCGCCAACATGGCGCCCGACGGCGAGGCGCCCTGGCCCAACCACGACAAGCTCTCCGCGCTGAACATCCGCCGCTCGGTGGAGGCCAGTCTGCGCCGGCTGGGCACCGACCACATCGACCTGTACCAGTTCCACCACGTCGACCGGGCGACGCCGTGGGACGAGATCTGGCAGGCCATGGACGTCCTGGTGCAGCAGGGCAAGGTGCTCTACGTGGGTTCCAGCAACCACGCGGGCTGGCACCTGGCACAGGCCAACGAGACCGCCGCCCGGCGCGGCTGTCTCGGGCTGGTCAGCGAGCAGTGCCTCTACAACCTCGCCGAGCGGCGCGCCGAGATGGAGGTCGTCCCGGCCGCGGAGTCCTACGGGCTCGGCGTCATCCCCTGGTCCCCGCTGCACGGCGGACTGCTGGGCGGCGCGCTGCGCAAGGAACGGGAGGGCGGCGGCAGCGGGCGTACCGCCTCCGGGCGCGCGGCCACCATGCTGGCCGACCCGGCGGTCCGCGCGCAGCTGGAGGCGTACGAGAACCTCGTCGCCGAGCACGGGCTGGAACCCGGCGAGGTCGCGCTCGCCTGGCTGCTGTCCCGGCCGGGCGTCACCGGCCCCATCGTGGGGCCCCGCACCGCCGAGCAGCTCGACTCCGCGCTCCGCGCCGTCGAGCTGCGGCTGGGTGACGAACTGCTCGGGGCACTGGACGAGGTCTTCCCGGGACCGGGCCCCTCACCGGAAGCCTTCGCCTGGTAG
- the thpR gene encoding RNA 2',3'-cyclic phosphodiesterase, which yields MRLFAAVWPPPEAVGELARAVAALKELPGAEALRWTQPESWHFTLSFYGEVDERTRADLTVRLGRAAHRARGPVPMRLAGGGHFGDRALWAGLRQERSDREALRKLAAATTAAGRRAGLAPAEHPSFHPHLTLARARGRGRGASGVDLRPYADALGPFQGSGWSAGELLLVHSVPPRSAVPGEQPRYEPVERWPLGP from the coding sequence ATGAGACTGTTCGCAGCCGTGTGGCCGCCCCCGGAGGCGGTGGGGGAGCTGGCCCGGGCGGTAGCGGCCCTCAAGGAGCTGCCGGGCGCGGAAGCGCTGCGCTGGACGCAGCCCGAGAGCTGGCACTTCACGCTGAGCTTCTACGGTGAGGTGGACGAGCGGACCAGGGCGGACCTCACCGTCCGCCTGGGCCGGGCGGCGCACCGGGCGCGGGGGCCCGTCCCGATGCGGCTCGCCGGCGGGGGACACTTCGGCGACCGCGCGCTGTGGGCCGGGCTCCGGCAGGAGCGGTCCGACCGCGAAGCGCTGCGGAAGCTCGCCGCGGCGACCACCGCGGCGGGCCGCCGCGCGGGCCTGGCTCCGGCCGAGCACCCCTCCTTCCACCCGCACCTCACGCTGGCCCGCGCCAGGGGCCGGGGCCGCGGCGCCTCCGGGGTGGATCTGCGCCCGTACGCGGACGCGCTCGGGCCTTTCCAGGGCTCCGGCTGGAGCGCCGGGGAACTGCTGTTGGTGCACAGCGTGCCGCCGAGGAGCGCGGTACCGGGCGAGCAGCCCCGCTACGAGCCGGTGGAGCGCTGGCCACTGGGCCCGTGA
- a CDS encoding MFS transporter: MSTGHGADSAPAPSAADHTTPQQPRDARGPDLAPARDQDTAPAASSPAAASASSPGVPASAAAPGVPAPGAPVKPSMFSSLRIRNYRLFAMGQVVSNTGTWMQRIAQDWLVHSLTGSSTAVGITTALQFLPMLLFGLYGGVLADRCSKRRLLSVTQFTMGVIGLVLAALTLSGNVQVMHVYVLAFALGLVTVVDNPTRQTFVSEMVGPSQIRNAVSLNSANFQSARLVGPAVAGVLISAVGGGWAFLINGLSFGAPLLGLLLMRGAELHTGKRVQRGKGQLREGLRYVGGHPELLWPIVLVGFIGTFGFNFPIWLTAFTSDVFDAGAGTYGTLNFLMAVGSVAGALLAARRGQSRMRLMAGAALAFGVLELAAALSPSYWLFAALMAPIGLAGLTFNVTANSSVQLASDPAMRGRVMSLFMMVFVGGTPIGGPIMGWITDTWGPRTGFLAGGLISAAAAIAVALVLGRLAGLRPAVSLRRGQPPLRFVRRERGEAVTEAA, encoded by the coding sequence TTGAGTACGGGCCACGGAGCAGACTCCGCACCCGCACCATCCGCAGCCGACCACACCACCCCGCAGCAGCCCCGCGACGCCCGAGGCCCGGACTTGGCCCCCGCCCGAGACCAGGACACCGCGCCCGCCGCGTCCTCGCCCGCCGCCGCATCCGCGTCCTCGCCCGGCGTCCCGGCATCCGCCGCGGCACCCGGCGTGCCCGCGCCCGGCGCCCCCGTGAAGCCCTCGATGTTCAGCTCGCTGCGGATCCGCAACTACCGGCTCTTCGCGATGGGCCAGGTCGTCTCCAACACCGGCACCTGGATGCAGCGCATCGCGCAGGACTGGCTGGTGCACAGCCTCACCGGCTCCTCCACCGCCGTCGGCATCACCACGGCCCTGCAGTTCCTGCCCATGCTGCTGTTCGGACTGTACGGCGGCGTCCTCGCCGACCGCTGCTCCAAGCGCCGGCTGCTGTCCGTCACCCAGTTCACGATGGGCGTCATCGGCCTGGTGCTGGCAGCACTCACCCTCAGCGGGAACGTGCAGGTCATGCACGTCTACGTGCTCGCCTTCGCGCTCGGTCTGGTCACCGTCGTGGACAACCCCACCCGGCAGACGTTCGTCTCGGAGATGGTCGGCCCCAGCCAGATACGCAACGCCGTCTCGCTCAACTCCGCGAACTTCCAGAGCGCCCGGCTCGTCGGCCCGGCCGTCGCGGGAGTGCTGATCTCCGCGGTCGGCGGCGGCTGGGCCTTCCTGATCAACGGACTGTCCTTCGGCGCCCCGCTGCTCGGGCTGCTGCTGATGCGCGGCGCCGAACTCCACACCGGTAAGCGGGTGCAGCGCGGCAAGGGCCAGTTGCGCGAGGGCCTGCGCTACGTGGGCGGCCATCCGGAACTGCTGTGGCCGATCGTGCTGGTCGGCTTCATCGGGACCTTCGGATTCAACTTCCCCATCTGGCTCACCGCCTTCACCAGCGACGTGTTCGACGCGGGAGCCGGCACCTACGGCACCCTCAACTTCCTGATGGCGGTCGGCTCGGTGGCCGGAGCGCTGCTGGCCGCCCGGCGCGGGCAGTCGCGGATGCGGCTGATGGCCGGTGCCGCACTGGCCTTCGGCGTACTGGAACTCGCCGCCGCGCTGTCGCCCTCGTACTGGCTGTTCGCCGCGCTCATGGCGCCGATCGGGCTCGCCGGGCTGACCTTCAACGTCACCGCCAACTCCAGCGTCCAGCTCGCCTCCGACCCGGCGATGCGCGGCCGGGTGATGAGCCTGTTCATGATGGTGTTCGTGGGCGGCACCCCCATCGGCGGCCCGATCATGGGCTGGATCACCGACACCTGGGGCCCTCGCACCGGATTCCTCGCGGGCGGCCTCATCTCGGCCGCGGCGGCGATCGCGGTCGCCCTCGTGCTGGGCCGCCTCGCCGGACTGCGCCCGGCGGTGAGCCTCCGGCGGGGGCAGCCGCCCCTGCGGTTCGTCCGCCGCGAGCGGGGCGAAGCGGTGACGGAGGCCGCGTAG
- a CDS encoding MarR family transcriptional regulator: MRLSRRLKHQRVDESLSPTEMSVLGTLARCGSATPSELARKEHVQPPSMTRIVAMLEAKGLVRLDAHPEDRRQKVVTQTEQAESMLAAARAKRNAWLTELVQELDEEDRATLRAAAPVLEKLAHL, from the coding sequence ATGCGGCTCTCCCGGCGGCTCAAGCACCAGCGCGTGGACGAGTCACTGAGCCCCACGGAGATGTCCGTGCTCGGCACCCTCGCCCGCTGCGGCTCCGCCACCCCCAGCGAGCTGGCCCGCAAGGAGCATGTGCAGCCGCCGTCGATGACCCGCATCGTCGCGATGCTGGAGGCCAAGGGCCTGGTCCGGCTGGACGCGCACCCCGAGGACCGGCGGCAGAAGGTGGTCACCCAGACCGAGCAGGCCGAATCCATGCTCGCCGCCGCCCGCGCCAAACGGAACGCCTGGCTGACCGAGCTCGTCCAGGAGCTGGACGAGGAGGACCGGGCGACGCTGCGCGCCGCCGCGCCGGTGCTGGAGAAGCTGGCACATCTGTAA
- a CDS encoding NCS2 family permease: MSASASPVDSGGSPQGTPPAAPSALDRFFQISQRGSTVSRELRGGLATFFAMAYIIVLNPIILGAGEDKFHQHLDNGQLVTATALMAGLTTLLMGVIGNVPIALAAGLGINAVVALQLAPKMSWPDAMGMVVLAGIVLMILVASGLRQRVMDAIPNGLRRAIAIGIGLFISLIGLVDSGFVSRNPDEADTTVPLGLGTGGQLQGWPVLVFVLGLVLMYVLLVRKTRGAILIGIVTMAVVAIVINAVADIPDAAWGLAVPKLPDSVVGSPDFGLIGEISLFGGFQEVGWLTGCLFVFTVLLSGFFDAMGTIIGVGEESGLADDRAHGQLPRMGRILFMDGVGVAAGGVGSCSANTCFVESTAGVGEGARTGLANVLTGGLFLLALIFTPLAKVVPSQAATPALLVVGFLIMASNVREIDWGDSTVAIPAFLTIVSMPFTYSITNGIGMGVIAFIVLRAAAGRARETPWLLNVVGLCFLVYFLLNPIEQLLGVS; encoded by the coding sequence ATGTCCGCTTCGGCCAGCCCGGTCGATTCCGGGGGCTCCCCGCAGGGAACCCCGCCCGCCGCCCCGTCCGCACTGGACCGCTTCTTCCAGATCTCGCAGCGCGGCTCGACCGTCAGCCGCGAGCTCCGGGGCGGACTGGCCACCTTCTTCGCGATGGCCTACATCATCGTGCTGAACCCGATCATCCTCGGGGCCGGTGAGGACAAGTTCCACCAGCACCTCGACAACGGCCAGCTCGTGACGGCCACCGCGCTGATGGCCGGGCTCACCACCCTGCTGATGGGCGTCATCGGCAATGTGCCCATCGCGCTCGCCGCGGGCCTGGGCATCAACGCCGTCGTGGCGCTCCAGCTCGCCCCCAAGATGAGCTGGCCCGACGCCATGGGCATGGTGGTGCTCGCCGGGATCGTGCTGATGATCCTGGTGGCCTCCGGTCTCCGGCAGCGGGTGATGGACGCCATCCCGAACGGGCTGCGCCGCGCCATCGCCATCGGAATCGGCCTGTTCATCTCGCTGATCGGCCTGGTCGACTCCGGCTTCGTCTCCCGCAACCCGGACGAGGCGGACACCACCGTTCCGCTCGGTCTCGGGACCGGCGGCCAGCTCCAGGGCTGGCCCGTGCTGGTGTTCGTGCTGGGCCTGGTGCTGATGTACGTGCTGCTGGTGCGCAAGACGCGGGGCGCCATCCTCATCGGCATCGTGACGATGGCCGTCGTCGCCATCGTGATCAACGCCGTGGCCGACATCCCGGACGCCGCCTGGGGCCTGGCGGTGCCGAAGCTGCCGGACTCGGTGGTGGGGAGTCCCGACTTCGGACTGATCGGCGAGATCAGCCTGTTCGGCGGCTTTCAGGAAGTGGGGTGGCTGACCGGCTGCCTCTTCGTCTTCACGGTGCTGCTGTCGGGCTTCTTCGACGCGATGGGCACGATCATCGGCGTCGGCGAGGAGAGCGGACTGGCCGACGACCGGGCGCACGGCCAGCTTCCGCGGATGGGGCGCATCCTGTTCATGGACGGTGTCGGGGTGGCCGCCGGCGGGGTCGGCTCCTGCTCGGCCAACACCTGCTTCGTGGAGTCCACCGCCGGGGTCGGCGAGGGCGCGCGCACCGGCCTGGCCAACGTGCTCACGGGCGGGCTCTTCCTGCTCGCCCTGATCTTCACCCCGCTCGCGAAGGTCGTGCCCTCCCAGGCGGCGACCCCCGCGCTGCTGGTCGTGGGCTTTCTGATCATGGCGTCCAACGTGCGGGAGATCGACTGGGGCGACTCCACCGTCGCCATCCCGGCCTTCCTCACCATCGTCTCGATGCCGTTCACCTACAGCATCACCAACGGCATCGGCATGGGAGTCATCGCCTTCATCGTGCTGCGGGCCGCCGCCGGGCGGGCGCGGGAGACGCCGTGGCTGCTGAACGTGGTGGGGCTGTGCTTCCTGGTCTACTTCCTGCTGAATCCGATCGAACAGCTCCTCGGCGTCTCGTAG
- a CDS encoding DUF2530 domain-containing protein yields the protein MDRWTNGEREAPEPLEGNITATVVTGTLLWLALFLAQLPFYGWFADHDHTWWLWTCAAGAALGCVGLWYVRAREKAIRQAASQETQETRDS from the coding sequence ATGGACAGGTGGACCAACGGCGAGCGCGAGGCGCCCGAGCCGCTGGAGGGCAATATCACCGCCACCGTCGTCACCGGCACGCTGCTGTGGCTCGCCCTGTTCCTGGCGCAGCTCCCCTTCTACGGCTGGTTCGCCGACCACGACCACACCTGGTGGCTGTGGACCTGCGCCGCGGGCGCCGCCCTGGGCTGCGTGGGGCTCTGGTACGTCCGTGCCCGCGAGAAGGCCATCCGCCAGGCGGCGTCCCAGGAGACCCAGGAGACCCGGGACAGCTGA